A window from Hallerella porci encodes these proteins:
- a CDS encoding flavin reductase, whose amino-acid sequence MAIFHEISPEELRDNPFHLFDKEWTLITAEHAGKVNMMTASWGGLGIMWHKPVAYIAIRPQRFTKTLVDAEEHLSLCFFDESYRKELAFCGRNSGKDVDKIAECHFTVAHENQVPYFDEARMVLVCRKLFAQPYDKESFLDKSILTKDYAAEDYHTFYIVEIEKILVK is encoded by the coding sequence ATGGCTATATTTCACGAAATTTCTCCCGAAGAACTCCGCGATAATCCGTTTCATCTGTTTGATAAAGAATGGACTTTAATCACTGCGGAACACGCTGGAAAAGTCAATATGATGACCGCATCTTGGGGCGGTCTCGGCATTATGTGGCACAAGCCCGTCGCCTATATCGCCATCCGTCCGCAACGTTTTACAAAAACTCTCGTCGATGCCGAAGAGCATCTTTCGCTTTGCTTCTTTGACGAAAGCTACCGCAAAGAACTCGCTTTCTGCGGGCGCAATTCGGGGAAGGACGTAGACAAAATCGCTGAATGTCATTTTACCGTTGCGCACGAAAATCAAGTTCCCTATTTTGATGAAGCGCGGATGGTTCTCGTTTGCCGCAAACTTTTTGCGCAGCCATACGACAAAGAAAGTTTCCTCGACAAATCTATTTTAACAAAGGATTACGCCGCCGAAGATTACCACACATTTTACATTGTGGAAATCGAAAAAATTTTGGTGAAGTAA
- a CDS encoding manganese efflux pump MntP translates to MDLISVFLIACALAIDCLAVSLSIGLCRKETSQAEIFKIGLFFGIFQAGMTLAGAFCGKFLAELIGAIDHWIAFGLLCFLGVRMIWEAARGGEEQTFTKKLNLKTVTALAVATSLDALAVGLSFGLIGHEIAWTSAVIGIVAFLASEIGVNFGKKVGKNLSAKWAEIAGGIVLLTIGCKILAEHL, encoded by the coding sequence ATGGATTTGATCAGCGTTTTTTTGATCGCCTGCGCCCTCGCAATTGACTGTTTAGCGGTTTCTCTTTCCATCGGACTTTGCCGCAAAGAAACTTCTCAAGCTGAAATTTTCAAAATCGGACTCTTTTTTGGAATTTTCCAAGCGGGAATGACCTTAGCTGGAGCTTTTTGCGGGAAATTTTTAGCGGAACTTATCGGCGCCATCGACCATTGGATTGCTTTTGGGCTTTTGTGTTTTCTCGGTGTGCGGATGATTTGGGAAGCTGCCCGCGGAGGCGAAGAGCAGACTTTTACAAAAAAATTGAATTTGAAAACGGTAACGGCGTTAGCGGTTGCAACGAGTTTAGACGCCCTCGCCGTCGGACTTTCTTTTGGACTCATCGGACACGAAATTGCGTGGACGTCAGCCGTCATCGGAATCGTCGCTTTTCTCGCTTCGGAAATCGGCGTCAATTTTGGAAAAAAAGTCGGGAAAAATTTATCGGCAAAATGGGCGGAAATCGCCGGCGGAATTGTGCTCCTCACAATCGGCTGCAAAATTTTAGCGGAACATTTATAA
- a CDS encoding SDR family NAD(P)-dependent oxidoreductase, protein MKRYQSLLITGASSGIGKAIAYALAPQAEQVVLVARRTDKLEALASDLSVRFGVQAYALSADLSESGDAEKVFEKTIELTGRPPDILVNDAGAGFCGNAAEISAAAECKMVTLNIESLMVLSKLALKTMNARRKGVILNVASLGGFQPGPYMAAYFASKAFVLSYSQALAEEAKPYHVRVLTLCPGSVDTAFHFLAGSKRGFLRKFWSSSPEQVAWESVRAILLGFPDVIIPGFANKAIVFAERILPRRLVIALTGKLLKPRDE, encoded by the coding sequence ATGAAACGTTATCAGTCTCTTTTGATTACAGGTGCAAGTTCCGGCATCGGCAAAGCAATAGCCTACGCTCTAGCTCCCCAAGCAGAACAAGTCGTTCTCGTCGCCCGTAGAACCGACAAGTTAGAAGCGCTTGCGTCCGATCTTTCTGTGCGTTTTGGCGTTCAAGCTTATGCGTTAAGCGCCGACCTTTCTGAAAGCGGGGACGCCGAAAAAGTTTTCGAAAAGACGATTGAACTCACCGGACGCCCGCCTGATATTTTGGTCAACGATGCCGGTGCGGGCTTCTGCGGAAATGCAGCGGAAATTTCTGCGGCTGCCGAATGCAAAATGGTAACTCTCAACATCGAAAGTTTAATGGTGCTTTCCAAGCTTGCGCTCAAAACGATGAATGCGCGTCGCAAAGGCGTCATCTTAAATGTCGCAAGTCTCGGCGGATTTCAACCGGGACCGTATATGGCGGCATATTTTGCGAGTAAAGCGTTTGTCCTTTCTTATAGTCAAGCGCTCGCCGAAGAAGCGAAGCCTTACCATGTCCGCGTTCTCACACTCTGTCCGGGTTCTGTCGATACAGCGTTCCATTTTCTCGCGGGATCAAAACGCGGATTTTTGCGCAAGTTCTGGAGTTCTTCCCCCGAGCAAGTCGCTTGGGAATCGGTTCGTGCGATTCTTCTCGGATTTCCGGATGTCATTATTCCGGGATTTGCGAACAAAGCGATTGTCTTTGCCGAACGCATTTTGCCACGCCGACTTGTCATCGCATTAACGGGAAAACTTTTAAAACCGCGCGACGAATAA
- a CDS encoding c-type cytochrome has product MQNKKWKIGIVLFFAFVSMLFAADLISLPKLTPENRAKAAEIYDEECYACHRWTRNFAGPEMKGNIARYFGKPDSLIAYLKDPQPIHPDKYRPMEIRKLSDAEAALMVAWLFSLLQDSTAIDRPK; this is encoded by the coding sequence ATGCAGAATAAAAAATGGAAAATCGGAATCGTTCTTTTCTTCGCGTTTGTTTCAATGCTTTTTGCCGCGGATTTGATTTCACTTCCGAAGCTAACTCCTGAAAATCGCGCAAAGGCTGCCGAGATTTACGACGAAGAATGTTATGCGTGTCATCGGTGGACAAGAAACTTCGCAGGCCCCGAAATGAAAGGGAATATCGCCCGTTACTTTGGAAAACCCGATTCTCTCATCGCCTATTTAAAAGACCCGCAGCCCATCCATCCGGACAAATATCGTCCCATGGAAATTCGAAAACTTTCCGATGCCGAAGCCGCTTTAATGGTCGCGTGGCTCTTTTCTTTACTTCAAGATTCGACGGCGATAGACCGCCCAAAATAA
- a CDS encoding ATPase produces MAEDLQNLIDRIQNEAVAKADAQSAEIIAKAQAKAASIVKDAEAQAKANLEKADKDAEVYAERSKKALEQAARDVLISVGRSLESMVNGILSLQVEKNLSDATVKEMLLALAKNYASSETEVVFSDADKAKLTSFATGEFAKALGAGVQVSSDSGVKFGFRLKLDGGKVSHEFTSQSIAAALSALVRPEIAKVVSDVAQGK; encoded by the coding sequence ATGGCAGAAGATTTACAAAACCTGATTGATCGCATTCAAAACGAAGCTGTTGCAAAGGCAGACGCTCAGTCCGCAGAAATTATTGCAAAGGCTCAAGCAAAGGCCGCAAGCATTGTCAAAGATGCCGAAGCACAAGCGAAGGCAAATTTGGAAAAAGCCGACAAGGATGCCGAAGTTTATGCAGAACGCAGCAAAAAAGCTTTGGAGCAAGCTGCTCGCGATGTTCTCATTTCGGTGGGCCGCAGCTTAGAATCGATGGTAAACGGAATCCTTTCCCTTCAGGTCGAAAAGAATCTTTCCGACGCAACCGTGAAAGAAATGCTTCTCGCTCTCGCAAAGAATTATGCTTCTTCCGAAACCGAAGTCGTCTTCTCGGATGCAGATAAAGCAAAACTCACTTCTTTTGCTACAGGTGAATTTGCAAAGGCTCTCGGGGCAGGCGTTCAGGTTTCCAGCGATTCCGGAGTCAAGTTTGGTTTCCGTCTGAAATTGGACGGTGGCAAAGTTTCTCACGAATTTACTTCCCAGTCGATCGCTGCAGCTCTCTCGGCACTCGTTCGCCCAGAAATCGCAAAGGTCGTTTCTGACGTGGCACAGGGAAAATAA